The Streptomyces puniciscabiei genomic interval AGGCGCAGCGTCCCGATGGCGACGTACATCTCCGTCCTCACCATCACCGTCTTCTACGCCTTCACCAGTTGGATCGCCGTCGGCGCGGTCGGCCCGTCCCACCTGCGCAGGACGGCCAAGCACGATCTGGGCAACCTCTTCTTCAACCTGAGCGACGACTACCTCGACAAGTCCGTCACCTCGGTGATGGCGATCCTGCTGTGCACCAGCCTCTTCGCGGGCGTGCTCGCCCTGCACAACGCGGCCAACCGCTACATGTACGTCCTCGGCCGCGAACGGGTGCTGCCCCGATGGCTGGACGCGATCCACCCGAAGCGCAACGCGCCGCACCGGGCCAGCCTGGTGCAGACCACGCTGACGGTCGGGCTGGTCACGGTGTTCGCCCTCGCCGGACTCGACCCGTACACCAGCCTGGCGACGAGCATGCTGGGCGTCGGCACACTGGGCATCGTCGTCCTGCAGGCGGCGGCCGCCCTGTCCGTCGTCGGCTTCTTCCGCGACCGCCCCGACCGGCACTGGTGGCGCACCGGGCTGGCCCCGCTGATCAGCTTCGCCGGACTCGCCTTCTCCGTGGTGCTGCTGGTGGCGAACTTCTCCGTGCTGACCGGCACCGGCAACCCCGTCGTGCACGCGCTGCCGTGGCTGCTGGTCGCCGCGACCGCGGGCGGCGTGCTCTACGGCCTGTGGATCCGCTCCGCTCGCCCCGACCGGTACGCGGCCCTGGCCAGGACCGAGGTCCGGGAGACCGCGGAGCCGGTCCGGCCCGCCCCGCCGGCCCTCACCGTCGTACCGACCGCACCGGCGGCGGAGGAGGAGCCCGCGGCGCGCACCGGGAACCCCTGACACCGGGCGAACCGGCCGCGCACGACGATGCCCCCTGACCCTCAGGGGGCATCGTCGTGCGCGGCGGGGAGCCGCCACGTTCACCGGGCGCCGTCGGCCTCACCGGTCCCGGCACCGGGGTCCCGGGCCAGTGCCGCCCGTAGCGCGTCCCCCAGCTCCGCCGCCGAGGCCCGCTCCAGCTCCGCGAACACGGCGGCGGTCTCCGGATCGCCGCCCTGCGCCAGGAACTTGGCGCGCATCAGCTCCGGGTGGCTCCGGGCCGTCTCCGCTCCGGCGCCGCCGACCGGGATGCCGCGCTCCCGGACGGCCGTCCTGCCGTCGACGAGGCGCACGGTGACCCTGGCCGGCGTCAGCTTGGTCGCGCCCTCCAACGAGCCTGCCGGATCGGCCGGTTGGGCCGGGACGGGGGTGACGGCGCCCGGTCCGGCCGCCGAGGTGAACCGGTCCGTCCACTCCTTGGCCCGCTCGCCCGCCTGCCGCAACGCCTCACCGAACGGAGCCACGGACGAGAACAGTTCGCGGGTCATCCGCTCGTCGTGCACCAGCCGCACGCGTTCCGCGAGCGCCCAGCGCGCGTCCTCCCGTACGGCGGGTGCCCGGAAGTCGGCCGTGGTCAGGTCGCCGTGCAGCAGCGCGGTCGCCACGGCGTAGGCCATGGACAGCGGCAGCGCGCCGGCCGGTGTGTCCGGGCCGGCCAGGTAGGGGCGGCTGGCCCGGTCCACCTGCACGGTGTACAGCGACGCCTCCACCACCACCTCGGCGACCGCCACGCCCCCGGCGCCCAGGCCGAGTTCGCGGTACAGGTCCAGGGCGCAGTCGACGGCGGCGTCGATGCCCGGCCCGCCCGGGCGGACCTTGAACGACAGCGTGTCGGTGTGCCAGCGGCTGCCCAGACCGGCGGTCGTCACCTCGGGCAGCGGCACGGTGGCGAACCGGGCCAGGAACCCGTCGTCGTGCTCGATGACGTCCCGCAGCCCGCCGAAACCGGCCTCGGCCGCGTCGCAGGCGTCCATCGCCATGCCGACCGGCAGGAGCGCACCGAGAGCACGGGCGTCGCTGCCGATGTACGCGGGAAACAGCGTCCACGGCGGCATGGACAGCGCCAGGGCGAAGGCGTCCGCCCAGCGTCCGGCGGGCGCGCCCTGGGCGCGCAGCCGGCCGGCGACGCCGCCGACCAGACTGGTGTGGGCGGCCGTCTGGCCCCGGAACGGCCCGAGGGTGGCCGCGGCGGTGAGCCGCGCGGCGCACTCGTTCGCCGTGACCACTGCCGTGAGCAGTGCCCGGCCGTCCAGGCCCAGCGCGTGGGCGTAGGCGAGCGGGACGGCGACGGTGGAGACGGACAGGTGGCCCGCGTAGGCGGTGTCGTCGAGGTTCAGCCACGATCCCAGCCCGGCCAGCACCCGGGCGCTGCCGCGCGGGTCGGACTGCAGCGGCGGCCCGAAGGCCCGTACCAGCCGGCCGCCCAGGGGATGCGCCAGGCCGGCCCGGATGGCGGCCAGCTGGGAGAGGATCTGGCTCTTCGCCAGCCCGGCCACCCGGTCCGGCACCGCCTCCAGCCGGGTCCCGCTCGCCCAGTCCGACAGCTCCTCGGCCAGGGTCACCACGGTCCGGCCCCCGCCCGCCCCGGCTCGACGCCGTACGGTACGACGGCCTCCGCATCCAACTCCGCCTTCGCCTCGGCATCCGCCTCCGCCTCCGCGCCGACCCGACCCGGCACACCGTCCTCGGTCTCCGGGTCGCACAGCACCGGCAGCACCCGGGGCACCGCCGCCAGGGTGACCCGGGACCCGGTCCGCGGCAGCAGTTCCCCGTCGTGCTCGAAACACAGCGGAGCCCCGTCGGTGCGCTCGACGACCACCTCGCGCCCGCGGGCGTAGACGACGTGCGGGGAGTGCACGTGCCGTCCCGCGCGCAGCTCGGCCTGCAGATCGGCGGGCCGGTAGGCGGCGTCCGCGACGCACACGTCGAGCAGTCCGTCGTCCAGCAGGGAGTGCGGCATCATCCGGAACTGCCAGGCCCGGTAGCGGCCGCCGCCCACGTTGGCGAAGAGCGTCCGCCCCTCGTGGACCACTGTCCCGTCCACCACGACCCGCCCGGGGTAGGGCTCGTACCGCCCCACCACCCGTTCCAGTCCCGCCTGCAGCCGCCGGTGCCCGGACGAGTCGACACCCGAGGCACCCTCCAGGACCAGCGCGCTCAGCCCGGCGCCCGCGCCGAGCAGGGCGAACCGGTCCAGCTCCGCCAACCGCGCCAGGTCCAGCGTCCGCGGCCGGATCTCCGGGCCGCCCAGCGCGGCGCGCAGCGCGTCCTGCCAGGGCCTGTCGCCCCAGTGCGCACGGTAGTTGGAGTTGCCGGTGCCGGCCGGGACCACGAACAGCGCGTGCGGCCGGGGCCGTTCGGATGCCGCCCGGGTCAGGCCGGCGACGGTCTCGGCCACCGTGCCGTCACCGCCCAGGGACACCACCACCAGCAACCCGTCGTCCCCGGCCGGCGCGGGACCGGAGCCACCGGCCACCGCCTGGGCCGCGATCCGCGCCGCGTCGCCGCGTCCGGCGGTCCAGCGCGTGCGCGCCGGGACGCCCAGGCGGGCGCACCGCTCGGCCACCTCGTCGGCCAGAATCCGGGAAGCCTGCCCGGCGGCCGGATTCGCGATGATCAGGCAGCGTGGGGACGAGCGCGCATTCACAGGGTCCATCGGAATACTCCTGCCGTAAGGGAAACAGGCATGCGAAATCGATTATTGTTTATGCCTTCTGATATTCCGCTGACGCCTTGCTGACGGGCCGGAGCTCCGTGCTGACGGGATGCTGACACCCGGCCTCAGGTGCTGTTTTCATCCGTCGACGGCCCTTGCCAGTAAGCGATCCGGTCTGTCATAAACGTGAGGTACGGTAGTTCGCACCGGAATCCCAGGACGGCGATGATGACCGAAACGATCGAAATCGAGGATGTCGTTCTCCGCGCTCTGCGGGAATACTCGGACGCGAACAATCCGAGCGCCTTCCTGGCGGCGAATTCGGGCAACTCCTACTTCACGCTCCCGGGGCGGCCGGGCTTCATCGCCTACCGCACGACGAGCCGGTACGTCGTCCAGTTCGGCGGCCCCTTCGCACCACGGGAGGCCTACCCCGAACTGCTCTCGGCCTTCACCGCCTTCGCGGCGGAACAGGGCCGCCCGGTGGTCGCCGTACAGCTCCAGCGCCACGACGCCGGCCACTACGAGCAGCACGGCTTCACCGTGAACCAGATCGGCGCGTCCTACGCGGTCGACCTCGCCACGTACTCGCTCGCCGGGCACCGGTTCATGAAGCTGCGCAACAAGATCTCCCAGGCGGCCCGCAACGGCCTCACCGTCGTCGAGGGTGAACTGGCGGACTGGGAGAAGCAGATGCGCGCCATCGACGAGGTGTGGCTGCCCACCAAGGGTGAGAACGCCCGGATGCTGGAGTACCTGGTCGGCGAATACGGCGGCCCCGCACAGCGCCACCGCCGGCTCTTCCTCGGGCTGATCGGCGGCGAACTGGTCGGCTACATCTCGTACTCACCGGTCTACGGCGACAACCCCGGCTGGATGCACGACCTGTGCCGGCGGCGCCCCGGCGGCTCGCCCGGCATCATGGAGTCCCTGAACGACCACGCGATGAAGACCTTCCAGGCCGAGGGCGTACCGTGGCTGCATTTCGGGTTCACCCCCTTCACCAGCCTGCGCCCGGAGTTCGAACGCCCCGGTGCGAGCCCGGGGTTCGGCTGGCTGATGCACTTCCTGTGGGAGCACGGCGAGAGCATCTACCCGGCCGCCACC includes:
- a CDS encoding diacylglycerol/lipid kinase family protein is translated as MDPVNARSSPRCLIIANPAAGQASRILADEVAERCARLGVPARTRWTAGRGDAARIAAQAVAGGSGPAPAGDDGLLVVVSLGGDGTVAETVAGLTRAASERPRPHALFVVPAGTGNSNYRAHWGDRPWQDALRAALGGPEIRPRTLDLARLAELDRFALLGAGAGLSALVLEGASGVDSSGHRRLQAGLERVVGRYEPYPGRVVVDGTVVHEGRTLFANVGGGRYRAWQFRMMPHSLLDDGLLDVCVADAAYRPADLQAELRAGRHVHSPHVVYARGREVVVERTDGAPLCFEHDGELLPRTGSRVTLAAVPRVLPVLCDPETEDGVPGRVGAEAEADAEAKAELDAEAVVPYGVEPGRAGAGPW
- a CDS encoding APC family permease, whose protein sequence is MPATTTGNGPAHGLRPTLSTRKIVIMVVAAAAPLAALVGTVPLAFAIGDGPGVPAMFLFAGVTLLCFSVGYAAMSRRIVNAGGFYTYVSSGLGRPPAVGAGLVAVLSYNTATVGMVGTFAYFSRIVGDQAGLHLPWEGWAALSIAAMGVLGYRQIDFSARVLQILLVGEIGILVLLDIAVLVRHGGGALPATSFAPHTVLGTGAGVTAMFAFASYIGFESAALYGEESRNPRRSVPMATYISVLTITVFYAFTSWIAVGAVGPSHLRRTAKHDLGNLFFNLSDDYLDKSVTSVMAILLCTSLFAGVLALHNAANRYMYVLGRERVLPRWLDAIHPKRNAPHRASLVQTTLTVGLVTVFALAGLDPYTSLATSMLGVGTLGIVVLQAAAALSVVGFFRDRPDRHWWRTGLAPLISFAGLAFSVVLLVANFSVLTGTGNPVVHALPWLLVAATAGGVLYGLWIRSARPDRYAALARTEVRETAEPVRPAPPALTVVPTAPAAEEEPAARTGNP
- a CDS encoding MmgE/PrpD family protein, translated to MVTLAEELSDWASGTRLEAVPDRVAGLAKSQILSQLAAIRAGLAHPLGGRLVRAFGPPLQSDPRGSARVLAGLGSWLNLDDTAYAGHLSVSTVAVPLAYAHALGLDGRALLTAVVTANECAARLTAAATLGPFRGQTAAHTSLVGGVAGRLRAQGAPAGRWADAFALALSMPPWTLFPAYIGSDARALGALLPVGMAMDACDAAEAGFGGLRDVIEHDDGFLARFATVPLPEVTTAGLGSRWHTDTLSFKVRPGGPGIDAAVDCALDLYRELGLGAGGVAVAEVVVEASLYTVQVDRASRPYLAGPDTPAGALPLSMAYAVATALLHGDLTTADFRAPAVREDARWALAERVRLVHDERMTRELFSSVAPFGEALRQAGERAKEWTDRFTSAAGPGAVTPVPAQPADPAGSLEGATKLTPARVTVRLVDGRTAVRERGIPVGGAGAETARSHPELMRAKFLAQGGDPETAAVFAELERASAAELGDALRAALARDPGAGTGEADGAR
- a CDS encoding bifunctional lysylphosphatidylglycerol flippase/synthetase MprF, whose product is MTETIEIEDVVLRALREYSDANNPSAFLAANSGNSYFTLPGRPGFIAYRTTSRYVVQFGGPFAPREAYPELLSAFTAFAAEQGRPVVAVQLQRHDAGHYEQHGFTVNQIGASYAVDLATYSLAGHRFMKLRNKISQAARNGLTVVEGELADWEKQMRAIDEVWLPTKGENARMLEYLVGEYGGPAQRHRRLFLGLIGGELVGYISYSPVYGDNPGWMHDLCRRRPGGSPGIMESLNDHAMKTFQAEGVPWLHFGFTPFTSLRPEFERPGASPGFGWLMHFLWEHGESIYPAATQLAYKEKWGPDLVIPEYVAFQGRASITGFAHIFRAANAL